In a single window of the Candidatus Hydrogenedens sp. genome:
- a CDS encoding methionyl-tRNA formyltransferase: protein MRILIAGTGKLGVCVAEPLIKSQHQIIGILQNGRQTKGIRRFINQLFLGFLGGHDSILRFAQKHHIPVFWIDKMNEKEIKPIKELSPDLIITCGFGIIFKKPILSIPNIGCINVHSSLLPRHRGPNPFYAVIRHGEKQSGVTFHIMDEGIDTGAIVAQQSFPILDTDTAYSVYCRASEMAKTMVLEVVDRIEKEGLHGEPQNLDWASYDPKPTVNDAIIHWDVPAIEIDRQIRALSQTIITRFTYKGRTVFVTRVKVNDKEVSAKPGTVLHARFPAEIATAQGSVTLLSAFTLSPIMWLWPRKGTLYPGEVLYTETEECNPLEQ, encoded by the coding sequence ATGCGTATCCTTATTGCAGGCACAGGAAAATTAGGTGTTTGTGTTGCTGAACCTCTAATCAAAAGTCAGCACCAGATTATTGGAATTCTCCAAAATGGAAGGCAAACCAAAGGTATCCGACGTTTTATCAATCAGTTATTTTTAGGTTTTTTAGGTGGACATGATAGCATCCTGCGTTTTGCCCAAAAACACCATATCCCTGTTTTTTGGATTGATAAAATGAATGAAAAAGAGATAAAACCTATAAAAGAATTATCACCCGACCTGATTATTACCTGTGGCTTTGGTATTATCTTTAAAAAACCAATACTATCCATACCTAACATTGGTTGCATTAATGTTCATTCATCTTTATTACCTCGCCATCGCGGTCCTAACCCTTTCTATGCGGTAATACGGCATGGGGAAAAACAATCCGGTGTTACTTTTCATATTATGGATGAGGGTATTGATACCGGTGCTATTGTCGCACAGCAGTCCTTTCCTATTCTCGACACAGACACTGCTTATTCGGTCTATTGTCGGGCTTCTGAAATGGCAAAAACAATGGTATTGGAAGTCGTAGACCGTATTGAAAAAGAAGGATTGCACGGGGAACCTCAAAATCTTGATTGGGCTTCCTATGACCCTAAACCTACTGTGAACGACGCTATTATCCACTGGGATGTTCCCGCTATTGAAATTGACCGTCAAATTCGTGCCTTGTCCCAAACCATTATAACGCGATTTACCTACAAAGGTAGGACCGTCTTTGTAACCCGTGTTAAAGTTAATGATAAAGAGGTATCCGCAAAACCAGGGACTGTTCTCCATGCCCGTTTCCCTGCAGAAATTGCAACGGCCCAAGGTTCTGTTACGCTACTTTCCGCATTTACCCTTTCTCCCATAATGTGGCTCTGGCCTCGAAAAGGAACACTCTATCCGGGAGAAGTATTATATACAGAAACAGAGGAATGTAACCCATTAGAACAATAG
- the dtd gene encoding D-aminoacyl-tRNA deacylase, protein MRAVVQRVLNASVTVDNQIVGKIGHGLLVLLGVDEQDNEADIQYTAEKIIGLRIFNDTEGKFNLSLEDVNGEMLVVSQFTLHGDCRRGRRPSFSTSAKPEKAIPYYEKFIEIVRNKGIHVETGIFAAHMLVSLVNDGPVTILVDSKKVF, encoded by the coding sequence ATGCGAGCAGTAGTTCAGAGAGTGTTAAATGCAAGTGTAACGGTAGATAATCAGATTGTGGGAAAAATTGGTCATGGTCTTCTTGTTTTGCTGGGCGTAGATGAACAGGATAATGAAGCCGATATTCAATACACAGCGGAGAAAATTATCGGTTTGCGTATATTCAATGATACAGAAGGTAAGTTCAATTTATCCTTAGAAGATGTTAATGGGGAAATGCTGGTCGTTTCTCAATTTACCCTGCATGGAGATTGCCGTCGTGGAAGACGCCCTTCTTTTAGCACCTCTGCAAAACCAGAAAAAGCAATTCCCTACTATGAAAAATTTATAGAAATAGTTCGTAATAAAGGTATCCATGTGGAAACAGGAATATTTGCAGCACACATGCTTGTCTCCTTGGTAAATGATGGTCCTGTAACGATATTAGTTGATTCGAAAAAGGTTTTCTAA
- a CDS encoding M28 family peptidase — MDILTKINDDISYLAGATITRRYGTEGELLCSEYIRNRLLNMGLQPVIEPFNCSRETFQIFSLYWMEFLFVILLTIFFPLAGFLYGVIVFFLYFLEISGYFSLSKFVPEYQSQNIHTVIRKQDLFDEPKYRIVFHANYDCGISHFLYSKEVMDFLPVFHHLIVICMLVVLGISLRDELSNIVPWQDNISMLCRIFVGIVLGTMSFIALIATANEEDTRGANFNASGVACLLGVAEFLAERPLEDVEIHFVFSGAYQSWMSGLRHFLKKNPFPKKETLFINVEGVGSGDLHIITRESMIFTFHVDKEILEFIERHNFSSEIGKADSLPLPTSSYMVALHGYKCFTIMGLDKDKKPIYCNQIEDTTLNIDEKKIQKTSEILSKFVILWTEERK; from the coding sequence ATGGATATATTAACAAAGATAAATGATGATATAAGCTATTTAGCAGGTGCCACGATAACAAGAAGATACGGGACTGAAGGGGAATTGTTGTGTTCGGAATATATTCGCAATCGTTTATTAAACATGGGTTTACAGCCTGTTATAGAGCCTTTTAATTGTTCTCGAGAAACATTTCAGATTTTTTCGCTTTATTGGATGGAGTTTCTTTTTGTCATATTATTGACTATATTTTTCCCATTAGCAGGGTTTCTGTATGGGGTTATCGTTTTCTTCCTTTATTTCTTAGAAATTTCAGGGTATTTTAGCCTGTCAAAATTTGTTCCTGAATATCAGTCTCAAAACATTCATACCGTGATACGGAAACAGGATTTGTTTGATGAACCTAAATACAGGATTGTATTTCATGCGAATTATGACTGTGGTATATCCCATTTTCTTTATTCTAAAGAAGTCATGGATTTTCTTCCTGTGTTTCATCATTTGATTGTAATTTGTATGCTGGTGGTTTTGGGTATAAGTCTTCGCGATGAATTAAGTAATATTGTTCCATGGCAGGATAATATCTCCATGTTGTGCCGCATATTTGTAGGGATTGTTTTAGGAACGATGAGTTTCATCGCCCTAATTGCAACAGCCAATGAAGAGGATACACGAGGGGCTAATTTTAATGCTTCAGGTGTAGCATGTTTGTTAGGAGTGGCAGAGTTTCTGGCTGAACGGCCTTTGGAGGATGTGGAGATTCATTTTGTTTTTTCAGGTGCCTATCAATCCTGGATGTCAGGATTGCGGCATTTCTTGAAGAAAAATCCCTTCCCTAAAAAAGAGACTTTGTTTATTAATGTGGAAGGGGTTGGTTCTGGTGATTTACATATCATTACACGGGAAAGTATGATATTTACTTTTCATGTGGATAAAGAGATTTTAGAATTCATTGAAAGACATAATTTTTCTTCGGAAATAGGAAAAGCGGATTCTTTGCCTTTGCCTACTTCATCGTATATGGTAGCTTTGCACGGATATAAATGTTTTACAATTATGGGTCTGGATAAAGATAAAAAGCCGATATATTGCAATCAAATTGAAGATACTACATTAAATATAGATGAAAAGAAAATTCAGAAAACA